A single genomic interval of Brassica oleracea var. oleracea cultivar TO1000 unplaced genomic scaffold, BOL UnpScaffold01041, whole genome shotgun sequence harbors:
- the LOC106320735 gene encoding uncharacterized protein LOC106320735, with product MGFRNGYIDVYLYSEQINCEAIVTNDFLGQGEYYCAFGYKVLDITLYMIRHASCIGPGPANYFVIAKPKRELHRVLHCLQSRRHNVLLVKPPPPDEEFLFSVASLLENARFLGGGKPRFKELYASHASEYDISFEKYVEIKEDVSKMVDFSERIPTVRGPRTAVFWDAVDYPFPPSSTPDEIYHSISSALVERYFSDNITIWAYLDDDDDDKKGSALLGGDKTWTSRIYFLPGGDKASRRIRMLNDMFLLARDSPQCSSYDASLVLFADQFIGAAYYINMLQRLDDIRYHILLVTPTLDINKPETPQWPGLLMDRGAASFALETSKISEAHAAAEEEETPKKLDTHGKLLSETEDMKKPESSECPGRQIDGGSGWGSSEEPCPRKHKAGAAEETSDAAVGVGTS from the exons ATGGGCTTTCGTAATGGGTATATAGACGTGTATCTGTATTCTGAGCAAATCAACTGCGAGGCCATAGTAACTAATGACTTCTTAGGCCAAG GCGAGTATTATTGTGCTTTTGGTTACAAAGTGCTCGATATCACTTTGTATATGATTCGTCACGCATCGTGTATTGGACCAGGACCAgcgaattattttgtaattgcaAAACCAAAAAGGGAGTTACATAGGGTTCTGCACTGTTTGCAATCAAGGCGTCACAATGTTCTTCTAGTAAAGCCGCCGCCCCCTGATGAAGAATTTCTCTTTAGTGTAGCCTCTCTACTTGAGAATGCTCGATTTTTAGGTGGAGGAAAGCCTAGATTCAAAGAATTATATGCTTCTCATGCGTCTGAGTATGATATCTCCTTTGAAAAGTATGTAGAGATCAAAGAAGATGTCTCCAAGATGGTAGATTTCTCCG AGCGTATCCCAACCGTCAGAGGGCCTAGGACAGCCGTCTTCTGGGATGCCGTGGATTACCCTTTCCCTCCTTCTTCCACTCCTGATGAGATCTACCACTCTATCTCATCAGCTCTTGTTGAAAGGTATTTTAGTGATAATATTACTATCTGGGCCtatcttgatgatgatgatgatgacaagaAAGGGTCTGCCTTACTGGGTGGTGACAAGACGTGGACTTCCAGAATCTACTTTCTTCCCGGAG GGGATAAAGCCTCGAGACGTATCAGAATGTTAAATGACATGTTTTTATTGGCAAGGGACTCTCCTCAGTGCAGTAGTTATGACGCTAGTTTGGTCCTGTTCGCAGATCAGTTCATAGGTGCCGCCTACTACATCAATATGCTTCAAAGATTGGATGACATTCGTTACCATATTCTCTTAGTCACTCCGACTCTGGACATCAACAAACCCGAAACCCCTCAATGGCCCGGATTGCTTATGGATAGAGGCGCAGCCAGTTTTGCTCTTGAAACTAGCAAAATCTCTGAAGCCCATGCCGccgcagaagaagaagaaacacctAAGAAGCTGGACACGCATGGCAAACTTCTCTCGGAAACTGAGGACATGAAGAAACCAGAAAGCTCTGAATGTCCAGGACGGCAAATAGATGGAGGATCAGGCTGGGGAAGCTCTGAAGAACCTTGTCCCAGAAAGCATAAAGCCGGTGCGGCCGAAGAAACATCTGATGCGGCCGTAGGGGTTGGGACTAGCTAG
- the LOC106320737 gene encoding uncharacterized protein LOC106320737 isoform X2, with protein sequence MDEEGETILFYSMNETFVCWNIDDCPVPVDTDLGSIVDNFEHALHQMGFEGRMSINVDCKKLNSNEEALFKAGRIFYLPYGETMYSNYGGELHRVLHCLKSRGHNVLLVELPPDEKCLFSVDSLLKNSRFLGGGKPRAKKELTPEEMRPLYDSEEEEEEDGSYDVSDLSNQKMLDFSERIKHVKGPRTVVFWDAIDCPFPLCFSPEQIFQKIKSVLMKKGTNDNITIWAYVDERSWRDKCLGNKTWDSRIYFLPAGDRRVRMLNDMYLQCRDAPLHHCPGLLILVSNHFSGDPFYMDLFQDMEHQNYHPFLIIPREHSNISESPDEWPQSLFNRPRKSSQGPLPKKPKLDAA encoded by the exons ATGGACGAAGAAGGCGAGACCATCTTATTTTATTCCA TGAATGAGACATTCGTTTGCTGGAACATTGATGATTGCCCAGTCCCTGTGGATACCGATCTTGGTTCTATTGTTGATAATTTCGAACATGCTCTTCACCAAATGGGCTTTGAGGGGAGAATGAGCATCAATGTGGATTGTAAGAAACTCAACTCCAACGAAGAAGCCTTGTTTAAGGCCGGAAGAATTTTCTACTTACCCTATG GCGAAACAATGTACAGCAATTATG GTGGTGAGTTACATAGGGTTCTGCACTGTTTGAAATCGAGGGGTCACAATGTTCTCCTAGTAGAGCTGCCACCTGATGAAAAGTGTCTTTTTAGTGTTGACTCTCTACTTAAGAATTCACGATTTTTGGGTGGAGGAAAGCCTAGAGCCAAAAAAGAGTTAACTCCTGAAGAGATGCGGCCTCTGTATGactcggaggaggaggaggaggaggatggtAGTTATGATGTTAGCGATCTCTCCAACCAGAAAATGTTAGATTTCTCAG AGCGTATCAAACACGTCAAAGGGCCTAGGACAGTCGTCTTCTGGGACGCCATTGATTGCCCATTCCCTCTTTGTTTCTCTCCTGAACAGATCTTCCAGAAAATCAAATCAGTTCTTATGAAAAAAGGTACGAATGATAATATTACAATCTGGGCTTATGTCGATGAACGGTCTTGGAGGGATAAGTGTCTGGGTAACAAGACTTGGGATTCAAGAATCTACTTTCTTCCCGCAG gGGATAGACGTGTCAGAATGTTAAACGACATGTATCTACAGTGTAGAGACGCTCCTCTGCACCATTGTCCAGGACTTTTGATCCTAGTCTCGAATCATTTCTCAGGTGACCCCTTCTACATGGACTTGTTTCAGGACATGGAGCACCAAAATTACCATCCTTTCTTGATAATTCCGAGGGAGCACAGCAACATATCAGAAAGCCCTGATGAATGGCCACAGTCTCTATTTAATAGACCTCGCAAAAGCTCACAAGGGCCTCTTCCCAAAAAGCCTAAACTGGATGCTGCCTAA
- the LOC106320737 gene encoding uncharacterized protein LOC106320737 isoform X1, whose translation MDEEGETILFYSMNETFVCWNIDDCPVPVDTDLGSIVDNFEHALHQMGFEGRMSINVDCKKLNSNEEALFKAGRIFYLPYGETMYSNYGTRPTLDMTFYMLSVLQETAPILANLAVVVKPNIDPGGELHRVLHCLKSRGHNVLLVELPPDEKCLFSVDSLLKNSRFLGGGKPRAKKELTPEEMRPLYDSEEEEEEDGSYDVSDLSNQKMLDFSERIKHVKGPRTVVFWDAIDCPFPLCFSPEQIFQKIKSVLMKKGTNDNITIWAYVDERSWRDKCLGNKTWDSRIYFLPAGDRRVRMLNDMYLQCRDAPLHHCPGLLILVSNHFSGDPFYMDLFQDMEHQNYHPFLIIPREHSNISESPDEWPQSLFNRPRKSSQGPLPKKPKLDAA comes from the exons ATGGACGAAGAAGGCGAGACCATCTTATTTTATTCCA TGAATGAGACATTCGTTTGCTGGAACATTGATGATTGCCCAGTCCCTGTGGATACCGATCTTGGTTCTATTGTTGATAATTTCGAACATGCTCTTCACCAAATGGGCTTTGAGGGGAGAATGAGCATCAATGTGGATTGTAAGAAACTCAACTCCAACGAAGAAGCCTTGTTTAAGGCCGGAAGAATTTTCTACTTACCCTATG GCGAAACAATGTACAGCAATTATGGTACTAGGCCTACTCTGGATATGACTTTTTATATGCTCTCTGTATTACAAGAGACTGCACCAATACTTGCAAATTTAGCCGTAGTCGTCAAACCAAATATTGATCCAGGTGGTGAGTTACATAGGGTTCTGCACTGTTTGAAATCGAGGGGTCACAATGTTCTCCTAGTAGAGCTGCCACCTGATGAAAAGTGTCTTTTTAGTGTTGACTCTCTACTTAAGAATTCACGATTTTTGGGTGGAGGAAAGCCTAGAGCCAAAAAAGAGTTAACTCCTGAAGAGATGCGGCCTCTGTATGactcggaggaggaggaggaggaggatggtAGTTATGATGTTAGCGATCTCTCCAACCAGAAAATGTTAGATTTCTCAG AGCGTATCAAACACGTCAAAGGGCCTAGGACAGTCGTCTTCTGGGACGCCATTGATTGCCCATTCCCTCTTTGTTTCTCTCCTGAACAGATCTTCCAGAAAATCAAATCAGTTCTTATGAAAAAAGGTACGAATGATAATATTACAATCTGGGCTTATGTCGATGAACGGTCTTGGAGGGATAAGTGTCTGGGTAACAAGACTTGGGATTCAAGAATCTACTTTCTTCCCGCAG gGGATAGACGTGTCAGAATGTTAAACGACATGTATCTACAGTGTAGAGACGCTCCTCTGCACCATTGTCCAGGACTTTTGATCCTAGTCTCGAATCATTTCTCAGGTGACCCCTTCTACATGGACTTGTTTCAGGACATGGAGCACCAAAATTACCATCCTTTCTTGATAATTCCGAGGGAGCACAGCAACATATCAGAAAGCCCTGATGAATGGCCACAGTCTCTATTTAATAGACCTCGCAAAAGCTCACAAGGGCCTCTTCCCAAAAAGCCTAAACTGGATGCTGCCTAA